In Streptomyces chartreusis, the following proteins share a genomic window:
- a CDS encoding NAD(P)/FAD-dependent oxidoreductase has protein sequence MSTTERPRILVVGGGYVGLYAARRILKKMRYGEATVTVVDPRSYMTYQPFLPETAAGSISPRHVVVPLRRVLPKAEVLTGRVTTIDQDRKVATIAPLVGEAYELPFDYLVIAMGAVSRTFPIPGLAEQGIGMKGIEEAIGLRNHVLEQLDKADSTTDEEIRRKALTFVFIGGGFAGAETIGEVEDMARDAAKYYTSVSREDMRFVLVDAADKILPEVGPKLGQYGKEHLEARGVEVYLSTSMDSCVDGHVVLKNGLEVDSNTIVWTAGVKPNPALSRFGLPLGPRGHVDCEPTLQVAGTDYIWAAGDNAQVPDLVGRKAGNPNAWCPPNAQHALRQAKVLGDNVISGMRGFPQKDYSHANKGAVAGLGLHKGVAMIVMGKMKIKLKGRLAWYMHRGYHGMAMPTFNRKIRVFADWTLGMFLKREVVALGALETPREEFYEAAKPAPVAAASAADKGEKAKAS, from the coding sequence ATGAGCACCACGGAGCGTCCCAGGATCCTCGTAGTAGGCGGTGGGTACGTAGGCCTGTACGCAGCTCGGCGCATCCTCAAGAAGATGCGCTACGGAGAGGCGACCGTCACGGTCGTCGACCCCCGGTCGTACATGACCTACCAGCCCTTCCTCCCCGAAACCGCCGCCGGCAGCATCTCCCCGCGCCACGTCGTCGTCCCGCTGCGACGCGTGCTGCCCAAGGCGGAGGTCCTCACCGGCCGGGTCACCACCATCGATCAGGACCGCAAGGTCGCCACGATCGCCCCGCTGGTCGGCGAGGCGTACGAGCTGCCCTTCGACTACCTGGTCATCGCGATGGGCGCGGTCTCCCGCACCTTCCCGATCCCCGGCCTCGCCGAGCAGGGCATCGGCATGAAGGGCATCGAGGAGGCCATCGGCCTGCGCAACCACGTCCTCGAGCAGCTGGACAAGGCCGACTCCACCACCGACGAGGAGATCCGCCGCAAGGCGCTCACCTTCGTCTTCATCGGCGGCGGCTTCGCCGGCGCCGAGACCATCGGTGAGGTCGAGGACATGGCCCGCGACGCGGCCAAGTACTACACCAGCGTCTCCCGCGAGGACATGCGGTTCGTCCTCGTCGACGCCGCCGACAAGATCCTTCCCGAGGTCGGTCCCAAGCTCGGCCAGTACGGCAAGGAGCACCTGGAGGCCCGTGGCGTCGAGGTCTACCTCTCGACCTCCATGGACTCCTGCGTCGACGGCCACGTCGTGCTGAAGAACGGCCTCGAGGTCGACTCCAACACCATCGTGTGGACGGCCGGCGTCAAGCCGAACCCGGCGCTCTCCCGCTTCGGCCTGCCCCTCGGCCCGCGCGGTCACGTCGACTGCGAGCCGACCCTCCAGGTCGCGGGCACCGACTACATCTGGGCCGCCGGCGACAACGCCCAGGTCCCGGACCTCGTCGGCCGCAAGGCCGGCAACCCCAACGCCTGGTGCCCGCCGAACGCCCAGCACGCGCTGCGTCAGGCCAAGGTCCTCGGCGACAACGTGATCTCCGGCATGCGGGGCTTCCCGCAGAAGGACTACTCGCACGCCAACAAGGGCGCGGTGGCGGGCCTCGGCCTCCACAAGGGCGTGGCGATGATCGTCATGGGCAAGATGAAGATCAAGCTCAAGGGCCGTCTCGCCTGGTACATGCACCGTGGCTACCACGGCATGGCGATGCCGACCTTCAACCGCAAGATCCGCGTCTTCGCCGACTGGACCCTCGGCATGTTCCTCAAGCGCGAGGTCGTCGCCCTCGGTGCCCTGGAGACTCCCCGCGAGGAGTTCTACGAGGCCGCCAAGCCGGCGCCGGTCGCCGCCGCGAGCGCTGCCGACAAGGGCGAGAAGGCCAAGGCCTCCTGA